A genomic window from Megalobrama amblycephala isolate DHTTF-2021 linkage group LG2, ASM1881202v1, whole genome shotgun sequence includes:
- the cbln17 gene encoding cerebellin 17, with protein sequence MKVSVALLLLCCLSLSDGQTQVKDLVANGENNQPNIWTEVRDLRDMMVELRVKLDMAMKENAKMAEQILELKKENAAMNERMKIGETQLDAFKREHAEQPKVAFSADLGIRGDLGPHSTEITLTFNNVFTNIGNNYNPITGLFTAPVKGVYYFRFTACGVQIRQSLGASLYKNGQKIVSVGQWRNHDQHRYASNGAVLQLEVDDVVCMKLLPGYTIYDSPDNLSTFSGFLIYPL encoded by the exons ATGAAGGTGAGTGTTgctctgctgctgctgtgcTGTCTGTCACTCAGTGATGGACAAACTCAGGTAAAAGATTTGGTGGCCAATGGAGAAAACAACCAGCCCAACATCTGGACTGAGGTGAGAGATTTAAGAGACATGATGGTGGAGCTAAGAGTCAAGTTGGATATGGCGATGAAAGAAAATGCAA AAATGGCAGAACAAATACTGGAGCTGAAGAAAGAGAATGCAG CGATGAATGAGCGAATGAAAATAGGTGAAACCCAGCTGGACGCCTTTAAGAGAGAACATGCAG AACAACCTAAAGTGGCATTTTCAGCTGACTTAGGGATCCGTGGTGATTTAGGTCCCCACAGTACTGAGATCACACTGACCTTCAACAATGTCTTCACGAATATTGGTAACAACTACAACCCAATAACAG GTCTCTTCACTGCACCAGTTAAAGGAGTCTACTACTTCAGATTCACTGCATGTGGTGTTCAAATCAGACAATCACTGGGTGCAAGTTTATATAAAAATGGGCAGAAGATTGTGTCAGTGGGACAATGGCGTAATCACGATCAGCACCGATACGCATCAAATGGAGCTGTCCTGCAGCTGGAAGTGGATGATGTAGTTTGCATGAAGCTCCTCCCGGGTTACACCATCTACGACAGTCCAGATAACCTCAGCACTTTCAGTGGATTCCTCATTTACCCATTATAG
- the LOC125262885 gene encoding serine/threonine-protein kinase pim-2-like — protein MGQLSSRPNKASNECILEPCTLLSYTTNTAENQPQWVDETPVGCESDGGREEKRRRTRFWKWPGLNFPRSAKYDLVQAEKDYQNEAGLYRKLSNIAPTFEVRPAAEEQLKQGILDNAHICSHYKVGNKLGEGGFGSVYAGTRCKDGLEVAVKYSVKMPDMPYIKVPGHPKRLPLEIGLMLMANKGPSVPQIIQLLDWQDDADHCIMVMERPLPCMDMFSFMELQGGSLNEGIARRVMRQVIHAANVCCERGVFHRDIKPENLLVNQDTMEVKLIDFGCGALMKKSAFKVFNGTEGYCPPEVEYNGKYHAKPTTVWSLGVLLFIMVCGGYPTADDLFMIYANIWTSPGLSQECCNMICACLHPQPQKRLALEKMHLHDWLKVME, from the exons ATGGGACAGCTAAGTTCGCGACCGAACAAAGCGTCTAATGAGTGTATACTCGAACCCTGTACATTACTCAGTTACACCACCAACACTGCGGAGAACCAACCTCAGTGGGTTGATGAGACGCCTGTTGGTTGTGAgagtgatggagggagagagGAGAAAAGGAGGAGAACAAGATTCTGGAAGTGGCCCGGTCTCAACTTTCCCAGATCTGCAAAATACGACCTGGTTCAGGCTGAGAAAGACTATCAGAATGAGGCCGGATTATACCGAAAACTTTCAAATATAGCTCCAACTTTTGAAGTCCGCCCTGCTGCTGAGGAACAGCTGAAGCAGGGCATCCTAGACAATG CCCACATTTGCAGCCATTATAAAGTTGGCAACAAGCTGGGCGAAGGAGGATTTGGCTCTGTGTATGCAGGGACTCGATGCAAGGATGGACTTGag GTGGCTGTGAAATATTCAGTGAAGATGCCAGACATGCCATATATCAAAGTG cctggtcatcccaaacgccTCCCCTTGGAGATCGGCCTGATGTTGATGGCCAATAAGGGCCCCAGCGTTCCTCAAATAATTCAACTGCTGGACTGGCAGGATGACGCAGACCACTGCATCATGGTCATGGAGCGGCCCTTGCCTTGCATGGACATGTTTAGTTTCATGGAGCTCCAAGGAGGAAGCCTCAATGAGGGGATAGCACGACGTGTTATGCGACAGGTCATACACGCCGCTAACGTTTGCTGTGAGCGTGGTGTATTCCATCGGGACATCAAACCGGAGAACCTCCTGGTGAACCAGGACACCATGGAGGTTAAATTGATTGACTTTGGGTGCGGTGCGCTCATGAAGAAATCTGCCTTCAAAGTCTTCAATG GCACAGAAGGTTACTGTCCACCAGAGGTCGAATACAACGGCAAGTACCATGCAAAGCCGACGACAGTGTGGTCACTTGGGGTCCTCCTGTTCATAATGGTGTGCGGAGGTTATCCCACAGCAGACGACCTGTTCATGATCTATGCCAACATCTGGACCAGTCCTGGTCTGTCACAAG AATGCTGCAATATGATTTGTGCTTGTCTGCACCCTCAACCACAGAAGAGACTCGCTCTGGAGAAGATGCATCTTCATGACTGGTTAAAG gtCATGGAATAA